In the genome of Natronorubrum sediminis, one region contains:
- a CDS encoding fumarylacetoacetate hydrolase family protein, with the protein MTRLARRADGTPLLGDENGFVPLSAADPSLQSVQDALPLAADGELPDPAAAPADPVPASDISFASPFAEYGKLWGIGLNYAEHASDLDEDRPTEPASFMKPSSAATGPAGPIRLPDSEITDRVTAEAELAVVFGKTCRNVDRADAEDVVAGYVPVIDMTSEDILEKNPRFLTRAKSFDSFIVFGSSIVTTDEVDDLESITVQTVLNGTVEAENEVRNMMAPPMELVSFHSDVMTFEPGDVISTGTPGATVLSPGDTVTAEVDTVGSVTSDVVR; encoded by the coding sequence GTGACGCGACTCGCCCGGAGGGCCGACGGCACGCCGTTGCTCGGCGACGAGAACGGATTCGTCCCCCTCAGCGCCGCCGACCCGTCGCTGCAGTCGGTGCAGGACGCACTGCCCCTCGCTGCGGACGGCGAGTTGCCCGACCCCGCTGCTGCGCCTGCCGACCCAGTCCCGGCGTCGGACATCTCCTTCGCCTCGCCGTTCGCGGAGTACGGCAAGCTGTGGGGAATCGGTCTCAACTACGCCGAGCACGCCTCCGACCTCGACGAAGACCGGCCGACCGAACCGGCGAGTTTCATGAAGCCCTCCTCGGCCGCGACGGGGCCAGCGGGACCGATCCGACTCCCCGACTCGGAGATTACCGACCGGGTGACGGCGGAGGCCGAACTCGCCGTCGTCTTCGGCAAGACGTGTCGAAACGTCGACCGAGCGGACGCCGAAGACGTCGTCGCGGGCTACGTCCCTGTCATCGACATGACCTCCGAGGACATCCTCGAGAAGAATCCGCGATTTCTCACGCGAGCGAAGAGCTTCGACTCGTTCATCGTCTTTGGCTCGTCCATCGTCACGACGGACGAGGTCGACGACCTCGAGTCGATCACGGTCCAGACGGTTCTCAACGGGACCGTCGAGGCCGAAAACGAAGTCCGGAACATGATGGCGCCGCCGATGGAACTCGTCTCCTTTCACAGCGACGTGATGACGTTCGAGCCGGGAGACGTCATCTCGACGGGGACGCCGGGAGCGACGGTGCTCTCGCCGGGTGACACGGTGACGGCGGAAGTCGACACCGTCGGCTCGGTGACGAGCGACGTCGTTCGGTAA
- a CDS encoding hydroxyacid dehydrogenase — protein MSGDWNVLVTEPIDEAGLAKLEAFADVTRWNEYEADANGSDDDARLPADIDRYHAIVVRTSPLDAAAIARADELRVVSKHGVGVDNIDLEAASERNVPVGNLPGVNTQEVAEHALALLVGVRKTLLPTNEALESGSWDRSACRSRTVKGDTLGLFGYGHAGQTLAEMANGLGLSCVAYDPYVTDAELPLHVTGVETKRKLFETADCVSVHTPLTPETRGAIGREELRALPDTGVIVNTARGGIIDEEALEAALENDELAGAGLDVFVDEPPAPDHPLVNRSDVIATPHIAGTTVEALRRMSLGAAETVRRVHDGKLPTSTVNESSLER, from the coding sequence ATGAGTGGCGACTGGAACGTCCTCGTTACCGAGCCAATCGACGAGGCGGGTCTCGCGAAACTCGAGGCGTTCGCGGACGTCACCCGCTGGAACGAGTACGAGGCTGACGCGAACGGATCCGATGACGACGCGAGACTGCCGGCGGATATCGACCGCTATCACGCCATCGTCGTTCGAACCAGTCCGCTCGACGCAGCGGCCATCGCGCGAGCCGACGAGCTCCGGGTCGTCTCGAAACACGGCGTCGGCGTGGATAACATCGACCTCGAGGCTGCGAGCGAGCGAAACGTCCCTGTTGGGAACCTCCCCGGCGTGAACACCCAGGAGGTCGCCGAACACGCGCTGGCCTTGCTCGTGGGCGTCCGAAAGACGCTCCTGCCGACGAACGAGGCGCTCGAGTCGGGGAGCTGGGACCGTTCTGCATGTCGGTCGCGGACGGTGAAGGGCGACACGCTCGGCCTGTTCGGCTACGGACACGCCGGGCAGACGTTGGCGGAGATGGCGAACGGACTCGGCCTCTCGTGCGTCGCGTACGACCCCTACGTGACGGACGCCGAGTTGCCGCTGCACGTCACCGGCGTCGAGACGAAACGGAAGCTCTTCGAGACGGCCGACTGCGTGAGCGTCCACACGCCGCTGACTCCCGAAACTCGAGGGGCCATCGGTCGCGAAGAACTTCGAGCGCTGCCCGATACCGGCGTCATCGTCAACACCGCACGCGGCGGAATCATCGACGAGGAGGCGCTCGAGGCCGCCCTCGAGAACGACGAACTCGCCGGGGCCGGGCTGGACGTCTTCGTCGACGAACCGCCCGCACCAGACCACCCGCTCGTGAATCGATCCGACGTAATCGCGACGCCACACATCGCCGGCACGACCGTCGAGGCGCTCCGCCGGATGAGCCTCGGGGCGGCCGAGACCGTGCGGCGAGTGCACGACGGGAAGCTCCCGACGTCGACGGTGAACGAATCGTCGCTCGAGCGTTGA
- a CDS encoding CaiB/BaiF CoA transferase family protein, translated as MSEERTPESLPLSGVTVVDLTQVIAGPFGTMNLGDLGAEVIKVEAVGRGDRSRGIQPTPAYFDTINRNKRSIEVNLKTEDGQQIVRELVADADVFVESTKPGRVESFNLAYDDLREVNDSIIYCSISGFGSDSPYENLPAWDTLVQAMSGIMSVTGEEGGQPLWSGLPSGDLITSMYTTQSILAALYARERGDIDSEWIEVPMLDAAISWLSARAGHTFGTDEPFPRLGTRHPTIAPFGLFSCRDENIVIAAGTQSLWTDFCAVLEREDLLEDERFETMHDRSQHPEVLTEIIESELASESADVWVDRFQAADIPAGPIHDTKSIWADEHVVRRNLKRTMEREGRDDAEVIDHPVHFSSLQTHLGTPPEELGESTDGLLAQYGYDEAEIERLREQGVVGTDGNA; from the coding sequence ATGTCCGAAGAGCGCACTCCTGAGAGCCTTCCGCTTTCCGGGGTCACCGTCGTCGACCTCACGCAGGTGATCGCGGGGCCGTTCGGAACGATGAACCTCGGTGATCTCGGTGCCGAGGTGATCAAAGTCGAAGCCGTCGGCCGTGGCGACCGAAGTCGGGGCATTCAGCCGACGCCGGCGTACTTCGACACGATCAACCGAAACAAACGAAGCATCGAGGTCAATCTCAAGACCGAAGACGGCCAGCAGATCGTCCGCGAACTTGTCGCCGACGCGGACGTGTTCGTCGAATCGACGAAACCGGGTCGCGTCGAGTCGTTCAACCTCGCCTACGACGACCTTCGCGAGGTCAACGACTCGATCATCTACTGTTCGATCTCCGGTTTCGGTTCCGACAGTCCCTACGAGAACCTCCCCGCGTGGGACACGCTCGTCCAGGCGATGAGCGGTATTATGAGCGTCACCGGCGAGGAAGGCGGCCAGCCCCTCTGGTCGGGCCTGCCGAGTGGCGACCTGATTACCTCGATGTACACCACTCAGAGCATCCTCGCCGCCCTCTACGCGCGCGAACGCGGTGACATCGATTCGGAGTGGATCGAAGTGCCGATGCTCGACGCCGCGATCTCCTGGCTCAGCGCTCGAGCGGGCCACACGTTCGGCACCGACGAGCCGTTTCCCCGACTGGGGACTCGCCACCCGACGATCGCTCCCTTCGGTCTCTTCTCGTGTCGCGACGAGAACATCGTCATCGCCGCCGGAACGCAATCGCTGTGGACGGACTTCTGTGCCGTCCTCGAGCGCGAGGACCTCTTGGAGGACGAGCGTTTCGAGACGATGCACGATCGGTCCCAGCACCCGGAGGTGCTGACGGAGATCATCGAATCCGAGTTGGCGTCGGAGAGCGCCGACGTCTGGGTGGATCGCTTCCAGGCCGCCGACATTCCAGCCGGACCGATTCACGACACGAAGTCGATCTGGGCGGACGAACACGTCGTTCGGCGAAACCTCAAGCGAACGATGGAACGCGAGGGGCGAGACGACGCCGAAGTGATCGATCACCCGGTCCATTTCTCCTCGCTGCAGACTCACCTCGGAACGCCCCCGGAGGAACTCGGAGAGAGCACTGACGGCCTGTTAGCACAGTACGGTTACGACGAGGCGGAGATTGAACGACTCAGAGAGCAAGGCGTCGTGGGAACCGACGGAAACGCCTAA
- a CDS encoding mandelate racemase/muconate lactonizing enzyme family protein has protein sequence MEITSVESFPVEIPLESPVSFSNRTITYRDHAITYVRTDEGVEGVGYSLGYEGAHLIADAVEDMLEPLLVGEDPRDTERLWRKMFDGNVQIGRQGILLRAISSVDIALWDAKAKAAGQPLYKLLGGYADAVPAYASGGYYRDDKGHEGLRAEMQRYLDEGHDIVKMKVGRRSVAEEVERVEAVRDEIGPDRTLLLDANGVWSSANEAIRACRAFEPYDPYFIEEPVMIDKVQAMAELNEAIAYPVATGELEGTRYNFARLYDDGAANVLQADATVCGGITEWLKIAHHAAAYDIELAPHYNWNLHASLVGSIENGLFVEYFYRDMDVKVFDDIVENPLSPDDTGSIPLPQEPGHGVQLDKDALETFRPA, from the coding sequence ATGGAGATAACCAGCGTCGAATCCTTTCCGGTAGAGATTCCACTGGAATCGCCGGTCTCCTTCTCGAATCGAACGATCACGTACCGCGATCACGCGATCACGTACGTGCGAACCGACGAGGGCGTCGAGGGGGTTGGCTACTCGCTCGGTTACGAAGGTGCCCACCTGATCGCCGACGCGGTCGAGGACATGCTCGAGCCGTTGCTCGTCGGCGAGGATCCCCGAGACACCGAACGGCTCTGGCGAAAGATGTTCGACGGAAACGTCCAGATCGGCCGGCAAGGGATCTTGCTCCGGGCCATCTCGAGCGTCGACATCGCCCTCTGGGACGCGAAAGCGAAGGCGGCGGGCCAACCGCTGTACAAGCTCCTCGGCGGGTACGCGGACGCCGTTCCGGCGTACGCCAGCGGCGGCTACTACCGCGACGACAAGGGTCACGAGGGCCTTCGCGCCGAGATGCAACGCTACCTCGACGAAGGCCACGACATCGTCAAGATGAAGGTCGGTCGTCGGTCGGTCGCCGAAGAGGTCGAACGCGTCGAGGCCGTCCGAGACGAGATCGGGCCGGACCGAACGCTCTTGCTCGACGCGAACGGCGTCTGGTCGAGCGCGAACGAGGCGATCAGGGCCTGTCGAGCCTTCGAACCGTACGATCCGTACTTCATTGAAGAGCCCGTGATGATCGACAAGGTGCAGGCGATGGCCGAACTCAACGAGGCGATCGCCTACCCCGTCGCGACGGGCGAACTCGAGGGAACTCGGTACAACTTCGCGCGCCTCTACGACGACGGTGCGGCGAACGTCTTGCAGGCCGACGCGACGGTCTGTGGCGGCATTACCGAGTGGCTCAAGATCGCTCACCACGCGGCAGCCTACGACATCGAACTCGCTCCCCACTACAACTGGAACCTTCACGCCTCGCTCGTCGGCTCGATCGAGAACGGTCTCTTCGTGGAGTACTTCTACCGCGACATGGACGTGAAGGTCTTCGACGATATCGTCGAGAACCCGCTGTCACCGGACGACACCGGGTCGATCCCCCTCCCACAGGAACCGGGCCACGGCGTACAGTTAGATAAAGACGCACTCGAGACGTTCAGACCAGCATGA
- a CDS encoding mandelate racemase/muconate lactonizing enzyme family protein, protein MRDYSNHIQHRDADRDVEITDITAHVVEGNFEWNIIEIETDAGVTGIGESYRGGGVPELVEYTKRFLLGENPLDVERLFRQIVQEMSGHGGTTGKVVTAASGIEIALWDAAGKILDVPVYQLLGGKFRDEVRMYCDCHAGEAYAVEDGATAYAEAEAYSPEAYANEARRVLDLGFDALKFDLDLEMDNDPDPFNGRLSNEAIEHKRQIVEAVREEIGYDVDLAFDCHWDYSVESAKRLAHELEEYKLMWLEDLLPPENMSAQIEVNGSTTTPTATGENRFRVHELSELIYEHGVDIVTPDPTTVGGLSETMRIADRAEENYMPISPHNVCSPIGTMACVHLGAAIPNFDVLEFHALEVDWWDDLVTRDEALIQDGYIEVPEKPGIGVELDRDVLEEHRFEGPS, encoded by the coding sequence ATGAGAGATTACTCAAACCACATTCAACACCGAGACGCAGACCGAGACGTCGAAATTACGGACATCACCGCCCACGTCGTCGAAGGAAACTTCGAGTGGAACATCATCGAGATCGAGACGGACGCAGGTGTGACCGGCATCGGGGAGTCCTACCGCGGCGGCGGCGTTCCCGAACTCGTCGAGTACACGAAGCGCTTCCTGCTCGGGGAGAACCCCCTCGACGTGGAGCGACTGTTCAGACAGATCGTCCAGGAGATGTCGGGCCACGGCGGGACGACGGGCAAGGTCGTCACGGCCGCCTCGGGCATCGAAATCGCCCTCTGGGACGCCGCGGGGAAGATCCTCGACGTCCCGGTCTACCAGCTCCTCGGCGGGAAGTTCCGCGACGAAGTTCGGATGTACTGCGACTGTCACGCCGGCGAGGCCTACGCCGTCGAAGACGGCGCGACCGCCTACGCTGAGGCCGAGGCGTACTCCCCGGAAGCCTACGCGAACGAAGCGCGGCGCGTCCTCGATCTGGGCTTCGACGCGCTCAAATTCGACCTCGACCTCGAGATGGACAACGATCCCGACCCGTTCAACGGTCGGCTCTCGAACGAAGCGATCGAGCACAAGCGCCAGATCGTCGAGGCCGTTCGCGAGGAGATCGGCTACGACGTCGACCTCGCGTTCGACTGTCACTGGGACTACTCCGTCGAGAGCGCGAAGCGATTGGCTCACGAACTCGAGGAGTACAAACTGATGTGGCTCGAGGATCTGCTCCCGCCGGAGAACATGTCGGCCCAGATCGAGGTGAACGGGTCGACGACGACCCCGACGGCGACCGGCGAGAACCGCTTCCGGGTTCACGAACTCTCCGAGTTGATCTACGAACACGGCGTCGACATCGTCACGCCGGATCCGACGACCGTCGGCGGCCTCAGCGAGACCATGCGCATTGCCGACCGAGCCGAGGAGAACTACATGCCGATTTCGCCCCACAACGTCTGCAGTCCGATCGGCACGATGGCCTGCGTCCACCTCGGCGCGGCCATTCCGAACTTCGACGTCCTCGAGTTCCACGCGCTGGAAGTCGACTGGTGGGACGACCTCGTCACTCGCGACGAAGCGCTCATTCAGGACGGCTACATCGAGGTTCCCGAGAAGCCGGGGATCGGCGTCGAACTCGATCGAGACGTGCTCGAGGAACACCGGTTTGAAGGGCCCAGCTAA
- a CDS encoding universal stress protein encodes MVVVAAIDQSEDAQQIIDQAQTLASDMGEKIHVVHALDSTEFAELQREHVSSTPSDEGVLVREQIAAELADGVVSELDEMTDIVGLKGEPSDSIVEYAERNDAKYIVIGGRQRSPTGKALFGNTTQSVLLQADRPIVVVPLGE; translated from the coding sequence ATGGTTGTCGTCGCTGCGATCGACCAATCGGAAGACGCACAGCAGATCATCGATCAGGCGCAAACGCTCGCGAGCGACATGGGGGAAAAAATCCACGTCGTTCACGCCCTCGATTCGACGGAGTTCGCCGAACTGCAACGCGAGCACGTCTCGAGCACGCCGAGTGACGAAGGGGTGCTCGTTCGCGAGCAAATCGCAGCCGAACTGGCCGACGGCGTCGTCTCGGAACTCGACGAAATGACGGATATCGTCGGTCTGAAGGGCGAACCCTCGGATTCGATCGTCGAGTACGCCGAACGAAACGACGCCAAGTACATCGTCATTGGGGGCCGACAGCGTTCGCCGACCGGGAAGGCGCTCTTCGGCAATACGACGCAGTCGGTGTTGCTCCAGGCCGACCGACCGATCGTCGTGGTGCCACTGGGTGAGTGA
- a CDS encoding aminotransferase family protein encodes MSTLYKWGAGRDPDHPVITDAYDEYLVTEDGEEIIDAAAGAAVVNLGHSPDGVDEVMAEQASRVGYTSTSYFTSPPVDSLSEKLAAMTPGSLNTTFLSNSGSEAVESAIKLARDYHVARGEPEREAVIGRWQGYHGATLGALSASGNTGRRTTYKPYLQDWPKIGPAYPYRWEYSGSPEEQAKAAAGELETLIKQEGPETVAAFIAEPVSGSSIPVAHPHPRYYQEVRRICDEYGVLFIADEVMVGFGRTGTMFASEHFDVVPDMLTLGKGMSAGFAPISATMIRDELLEPLEDAEHSFYHGHTFSGNPIATAVADHVVDRYTPELLANARARGEQLVDGLAPLRDSSIVGDIRQLGLMVGVEFVADPETGEAFDPDLGVYKQIFERAFEEGVYTYPGGGSVDGHRGDHLMLAPPLTLGEDVADEISRTVVNAVTDVERDLE; translated from the coding sequence ATGTCAACGTTGTACAAGTGGGGTGCCGGTCGTGACCCCGACCATCCCGTCATCACGGACGCCTACGACGAATACCTCGTCACCGAAGACGGCGAGGAGATCATCGACGCTGCCGCCGGAGCCGCCGTCGTCAACCTCGGTCACTCGCCCGACGGCGTCGACGAGGTCATGGCCGAACAGGCGTCTCGAGTCGGCTACACCTCGACGTCGTACTTCACGAGTCCGCCGGTCGACTCGCTCTCGGAGAAACTCGCGGCGATGACGCCCGGCTCGTTGAACACCACTTTTCTCTCGAACTCCGGTAGCGAAGCCGTCGAGTCCGCGATCAAGCTGGCTCGAGACTATCACGTCGCTCGCGGCGAGCCGGAACGAGAGGCGGTCATCGGCCGCTGGCAAGGGTATCACGGCGCGACACTCGGCGCGCTCTCTGCCTCGGGGAACACTGGCCGCCGGACGACGTACAAGCCGTATCTGCAGGATTGGCCGAAGATCGGTCCGGCCTACCCCTACCGATGGGAGTACTCGGGCTCGCCGGAAGAACAGGCGAAGGCAGCCGCGGGGGAACTCGAGACGCTGATCAAACAGGAGGGGCCGGAGACGGTCGCCGCGTTCATCGCGGAGCCGGTTTCGGGCTCGAGCATCCCCGTCGCCCACCCCCATCCGCGTTACTACCAGGAGGTTCGTCGTATCTGCGACGAGTACGGCGTCCTGTTCATCGCCGACGAGGTCATGGTCGGGTTCGGCCGGACGGGGACGATGTTCGCCAGCGAGCACTTCGACGTCGTCCCGGATATGCTCACGCTCGGAAAGGGCATGTCGGCCGGCTTCGCGCCGATCAGCGCGACAATGATCCGCGACGAACTCCTTGAGCCCCTCGAGGACGCGGAGCACTCGTTCTACCACGGTCACACGTTCAGCGGGAATCCAATCGCGACGGCCGTCGCCGACCACGTCGTCGATCGCTACACGCCGGAGCTGTTGGCGAACGCTCGAGCGCGCGGCGAGCAGCTTGTCGACGGGCTCGCGCCGCTTCGGGACTCCTCGATCGTCGGCGACATCAGACAACTCGGCCTGATGGTCGGCGTCGAGTTCGTCGCGGATCCCGAGACGGGCGAGGCGTTCGATCCCGATCTCGGCGTCTACAAGCAGATATTCGAACGCGCGTTCGAGGAGGGCGTCTACACCTACCCGGGAGGTGGCAGCGTGGACGGTCACCGCGGGGATCACCTGATGCTCGCGCCGCCGTTGACCCTCGGTGAAGACGTCGCCGACGAGATCAGCCGGACCGTCGTCAACGCCGTGACCGACGTCGAACGCGACCTCGAGTAG